Proteins co-encoded in one Coxiella burnetii genomic window:
- the epmA gene encoding elongation factor P--(R)-beta-lysine ligase gives MTHSRWQPTASIENQRLRAQLLRDIRQFFAERKVMEVETPILSQHTVTDIHIDSFQTTYLNGKEKQHYYLQTSPEYAMKRLLSAGSGPIYQICKAFRNGESGSQHNPEFSMLEWYRPDFSCHDLMDEMDELLQFILQSKKASRITYEELFLKHLGINPHQISLHQLQSLANQFSLENSTEYNDRNTLLQFLFSECLEPKIGFDAPLFVYHFPATQAALSKINPQDPNVALRFEVYIQGMECANGFEELTNADEQRQRFLNDNTKRNQQNRPSINIDERFLAALIHGLPPCAGVAVGLDRLIMIKAERKCIDDVINFPWERA, from the coding sequence ATGACCCATTCCCGTTGGCAACCCACCGCTTCGATTGAAAACCAGCGATTGCGTGCGCAATTATTAAGAGACATTCGCCAATTTTTTGCTGAACGAAAAGTCATGGAGGTGGAAACACCGATTTTATCGCAGCACACCGTGACCGATATTCATATCGACAGCTTTCAAACCACTTATTTAAACGGAAAAGAGAAACAGCATTATTATCTTCAAACTTCTCCTGAATATGCAATGAAACGTCTGTTGTCAGCGGGAAGCGGACCTATTTATCAAATTTGCAAAGCCTTTCGTAACGGTGAGAGCGGCTCGCAGCACAATCCTGAATTTTCAATGCTTGAATGGTACCGTCCCGATTTTTCTTGTCACGATTTAATGGATGAAATGGATGAATTATTGCAATTTATCCTTCAATCTAAAAAAGCGTCGCGTATTACTTACGAAGAATTATTTTTAAAACATCTGGGAATTAATCCGCATCAAATCTCCTTACACCAATTACAATCACTCGCCAACCAATTTTCACTCGAAAATTCTACCGAATATAACGATCGGAACACACTATTACAATTTTTATTTAGTGAGTGCCTTGAACCGAAAATCGGATTTGATGCGCCTTTGTTCGTGTATCATTTTCCTGCTACGCAAGCGGCGCTTTCAAAAATTAATCCCCAAGATCCCAACGTCGCTTTACGATTCGAAGTTTATATTCAAGGAATGGAATGCGCCAATGGCTTTGAAGAATTAACAAACGCTGACGAACAACGACAGCGATTTTTAAATGATAACACAAAGCGAAACCAGCAAAACCGCCCTTCCATTAATATCGACGAACGTTTTCTCGCCGCTTTGATTCATGGCCTGCCGCCCTGCGCCGGCGTTGCCGTCGGCCTGGATCGTTTAATTATGATCAAAGCGGAAAGAAAATGTATTGACGACGTGATCAATTTCCCTTGGGAGAGGGCTTAA
- the efp gene encoding elongation factor P: MATHSTNEFRGGLKVMVDGDPCSIIDNEFVKPGKGQAFNRVKFRNLKTGRVLERTFKSGETLPAADVVEVEMQYLYNDGEFWHFMTSENYEQHAASKEAVAEAKQWLKEEALCMVTMWNGVPLSVEPPNFVELKITETEPGVRGDTATGGTKRAKLETGAVVRVPLFLNEGEIIKVDTRRGEYVSRAK, translated from the coding sequence ATGGCGACTCACAGCACGAACGAATTTCGTGGCGGGCTTAAGGTAATGGTCGATGGCGATCCTTGCAGCATCATCGACAACGAATTTGTAAAACCGGGAAAAGGTCAGGCTTTTAACCGCGTAAAATTTCGCAATTTGAAAACGGGCCGGGTATTGGAGCGAACCTTTAAATCAGGCGAGACCCTGCCGGCCGCCGATGTGGTCGAAGTCGAAATGCAATATTTATACAATGATGGTGAATTTTGGCATTTCATGACATCGGAAAACTATGAACAACACGCGGCTTCCAAAGAAGCGGTGGCGGAGGCAAAGCAATGGCTTAAAGAAGAAGCCCTTTGTATGGTGACCATGTGGAACGGCGTTCCTTTGTCGGTGGAACCACCCAACTTTGTTGAGCTTAAAATAACAGAAACCGAACCCGGTGTTCGCGGCGATACCGCAACGGGTGGTACCAAACGTGCAAAACTGGAGACTGGCGCTGTCGTTCGTGTTCCTTTGTTTCTTAATGAAGGCGAAATTATTAAAGTCGACACGCGACGGGGAGAATACGTTTCCCGGGCAAAGTAA